In the Candidatus Omnitrophota bacterium genome, GCCTGGGCGCTTTGATCTTCAGCCTGCATCCCGTCCAGGCCGAGCTGGTGAACAACGGCGGGTACAGGTCCGACCTGGTCATGACGCTGTTTTATCTGGCCGCTTTCTGGGCCTACGGCCGTCTGAGGCAGGGAGGGGGAAAGAGACAACTCTTTTACGGCGCGGCCTGCTACGCGTTTTTCTTTCTCGGGCTCTTGTCCAAAGAATCCGCTGTCATCCTGCCTGTTATGATCGCGGTTTACGACGCGTTGATGCCCCCCACGGAAGGACCCTGGCGAACGTTTTGGCCCGGGCGTTTTAAACTGTACGCCGGCTTTCTCCTCGTGGTTTTCCTTTACGCCGCGGTTTATTTCCTCGTCTTTCCGGGCCTTTACATGCAGAAGAGCCTCGCGCTCCAGGGCTCTCACGGCCCGGGCACGGCCGTAGAAATTTTTTTCCAATACGCCGCGGCGCTGGTCCTGCCGTTCAAGACCACGATCCTGCCGCCGCTTTACGCTCCCCTGGCCGGGACGGCGGGCCTGCTCGGGGTCCTCTGCGCCGCCGTCGTGGTCGTGGGCGGCACCGCGTTCGCCGCCGGCCGGTTCCGGCGCGACAAACTGCCCCTGTTCGCCTTGTTGTGGTTTCTGTTCAACTACATCCCGGTCTCCAACGTCGTCACCCTGCTGAATCCGTACGCCTACCGGTTCCTGTATCTTCCGTCGATCGGCTTCGCGCTTCTTTCCTCCCTGGCCCTGGAGCGCCTGCTGTCGTTCCTGGCCAGCAAAAGCTCCAACCTGGCGCTGGACCGGCTGGCCGTGTTTGCCGTCCTGGGGATATGCCTCAGCGTCACGTTCTCGCTCAACGGATTTTTCAAGACGGACCGCACCGCCTGCCTGGAAATGATCCGCAATTACCCTGACGCGTCTCGGCCGTACTGGGTCCTTGGCCTTGACCGGTACGAAAAACAGCAATACGAAGACGCCCTCGCCTTTTTCCAGCGGTATATGGAAACGCCCCCGCGCAATCCCTACGTCCCGGACCCCAAAAACAATTTTGCCGTTTATCATCTCATGGCCAGATGTTATGGTAATGATGTCGACAAGGCGCTCCCTCTCCTGGAAACGGCCGTCAGGCTGAATCCGGGCTTCGCCCTGGTGCACGCGGACCTGGCCAGGGTCTATGTTATTAAAAGCGATTTCCCGAAGGCCCTGTCCTATGCCCGCGAAGTGATCCGTTTGGCGCCCCGGCTGGCCATCGGTTACGTCTACGCCGTTCACAGCCTCGTCATGCTCGGGGAAAAAGAGGAGGCCGCCCGCCTGTTCGAGGCCGTCTCGTCGCTGGCCCCGTCCGACGAGAACCTGCCGTATCTCAAGGCACTGCTGAGGAACCATGGGATTTGAAACGCTGAAAAAACCTCCCGTCGCCCTCCTGGGGATCTTCCTTTTGACCTTCGCGGCCTACGCCTTCGCCGTCCAGGGCACGTTTAAGACCATGGACGACGAGGTCTCCATCGTCCGCAACGAGGACATCCGCAGTTTCGCCAACATCGGCAAACTTTTCACCTCCTCGTTCTTCGGCGACAAATCCTACCACCGCCCCATGATCATGGTCAGTTTCATGGCCGAGTACCACCTCTGGGGCCTGAACGCCATGCTCTATTACGTCACCAATATTCTTTTGCACGCCGCCAACGCCGCGCTGGTTTTCGCAATCCTTCGCCTTGTCCTCGGACGGGCCGAAGCCGCGCTGTTCGGCGCCCTGCTGTTTGCCATTCATCCGGTCCAGTGGGAAGCCGTGTCCAACATCCCCGGCCGCTCCAATCTCCTCTGCGGCTTCTTCTATTTAAGCGCGTTCTGGGCCTATCTTTCCGCCGGGCGTCTTTGGTGGAAATACGGGATCGCCCTGGCCCTGTTCACCCTCGGCCTTTTCAGCAAAGAATCCGCCGGTATGCTGCCCGCCCTGATCATCGCTTACGCGTTTTTCTTCCGGTCCGACCGGCGCCCGTTTTTAAAATCGCTCATCCCGGTCCTGCCGTTCATCGCCGTCGAGGCCGCGTACGTGTTTTTCCGCAGGCACCTCGGCATCACCGAAGTGTTCTACTGGGCCTCCATCCCCGGCCTGTTCCTCGGCTTCATGACGTTCCTGCGCGGCGTCATCACCTATTTCCGTCTGTTCCTTCTGCCCGTCGATCTCCAGTTTGACCGTTCCCGGGAAATTTACACAAGCTTCTCGGACCCCGGCCTGTGGCTGACGCTGGCGTTTTTTGCCGCCGGCGCCGTCCTCGTCATCGCCTCCCGCCGGAAACTCGGCCCGGTCGCGCTGTTTCTCGTCTGCTGGTTTTTTATCGACCTTGTCCCCGTGTCGCAGATCTTCGCCTCCATCGGCGTCCAGCCGGGCTACATCTCGGTCGCCGAGCATTTTCTCTATACCCCGACGGTGCCGGCCATGGCCCTGGCCGTGCTCGGGCTTGGCAAACTGCTCCGCCTCAACCGCGAAAAGAAACGCGTCTCGCCCAGGGTCCTCCGCCTGGGGCTCGCCGGCCTGTTCGCGTTCTATTATCTTCTCACCATCCAGCACAACATCTATTCCAGCAACGAAATCGCCATGTTTGAGCGCACCCTGGCCATCACCCCCCTGAACGTCCGCATCCGCAATTCCCTGGCCACGTCCTACGCCCGTCTGGGAAATTACATCGAATCCGAAAAGCACTTCCGCAAAACCCTGGAAGATTTTCCCCTCAACGCCTGGGCCCGCATCGGCCTCGGCAAGGCCCTGTGCGATCAGGGCAAATATTGGGAATGCGTCCTCGAATACGAAAAGGTCCAGGACCCCGGCAAATTCCAGGAGCTTCTCGACGATAACGTCCACCTCACCTACGGCATCCTCCTGCGCGAACAGCAGAAAAAACTCCAGGCCGACCCCCTGAACTCCCAGCTGCACTACGGGCTCGGCATCGTGTATTCCAAGACTGGCGATTTTCCCGGGGCCATGGCCGAGTTCGAAGAAACGGTCCGGCTCCGGCCCGATTTCCGCGAAGGGCTTTTCAACCTGGGTTCCGTCTATGAAGCCGCCGGCCGCCTGGCCGAAGCCGCCGCGGTGTACGAGCGCATGCTCGCGCTGGGCGCCCCCGACGACGAACTCACCCGCCACGCGTATCTCCACCTGGCGGAGATTTACGGAAAACTCGGTGATAACGATAATGCCGCCCGCTACCAGGGGCTGGCCGGCGGCCTGGTGCCGTAACACATTCTGCCTATGCTCCGTCTATTCACACACGCCAACAACAAAAATTTCGTCCGGCTCTGGTTCGCCCAGCTGATCGCCCAGTTCGGCGACCGCATCCACCAGATGGCCCTGGTGGGGCTGATCGCCCACCGGTCCCCCAACTCCGCCGTCGATCTTGCCAAGATCCTCGCCTTCACCATCCTGCCGGTTTTCGTGATCCAGCCGTTCGCCGGCGTTTTCGTGGACCGCTGGGACCGCCGCAAGACGCTCTTTCTCTGCGACATCCTGCGGGGACTGCTGGTCCTGACCATCCCGTTTGTGTTCCTCAACAAAGATTCCATGGTCCCGATCTACTGCGTCGTGTTCCTGATCTTCAGCCTGAGCCGCCTGTATGTCCCGGCCAAGATGTCCATCCTGCCGGACATCGTGGATGAAGAACACCTGCTCATGGCCAATTCCCTGATGACCACCACCGGCATGATCGCCTTCGCCCTCGGCGCCTCCATCGGCGGCTTCATCGTCGAGGCCTGGGGGGCCAGGAACGGCTTCATCATCAACTCGGCCACGTTTTTCATCTCCGCGATGCTGGTGTTCTCCATCGACATGAAATTCCGCCTCAAGCTCGACAAGGAAAAACTCCTCAAAACCAGCCATGAGATGCTGGACGCCATCCAGAAGTCGTTTTTCCAGGAGATGAAAGAGGGGTTCCTCTACATCGTCAGGCACAAAGAGATCCGCTTCATCATCAACATGCTCTTTATCCTCCTGGCGGCCGCGGGCGCGATCCAGGTCGTGGGCATCGTCTTCATCCAGCAATCCTTCGACTCCATCACCAGGGACCTCGGCGTCATGGCCGTTGTTCTGGGCGGCGGTCTCTTCACCGGGGCATTGATCTACGGAAAATTCGGCAAAAAAATCGCCTGGTACAAGACGATCTTCCTCTGCCTGCTTCTGGGCGGCGCCATGCTCATCGTCTTCGCCTACAACGTCCATGCCAAGGCCGATTTTCTCATGGCCTGCCTGCTGGCCTACGGCTTCGGCATGATCGTCGGCCCGATCTTCCTCGCCGCCAACACCGTGGCCATGCACGTCGCCGAAGAAAAGATGAGAGGGAAGGTATTCAGTTTCCTGGAGATCGTGATCCATCTGGCCTATCTGCTGGCCATGATGGTCAGCTCGTTCCTGGCCGACCGCATCGAACGGTTCTGGATCCTGATGGCCGTGGGCGTGATCTTCGCTGTCGTTGGGGTCGTAGGCATGATCCGCTACCACAAAGGCAGAGGCCTTGCCATCGGGCCGGGGTGATGGCATAATTGATGAGGCCATAACTTGCGGAGCCGTAGGCGAACGCAAGTTAAAGGCCGAATCAACCCCAGCCGCCTGCCCTGCGAAGCGGTAGGGCAGCTGGGGTTAATGAGTGGCCCGTAGCCCTGACTTGCGTCAGCAAATCAGGCGGGTCCTGAGGTTGAGTAGACCCAGCAGCCGTCTGCCCTGCGAAGCGTCAAGGGCAGCTGGGGTCATGAATCAACGAAACAACGCACCAGAAAAACGCTCTCTCATAAAAAGCTTCAGCATCTCAGCCACGGAGAATACCATGAAATTTGCTGTGCTCATTTCCGGGAACGGGTCCAACCTGCAGGCCATCATCGACGCGGTCAAGCGCGGCGAGATCAAAGCCGAGCTCGGGCTCGTGGTGTCCAGCAACCATAACGCTTACGGCCTGAAACGGGCGGAAGCCGCCGGCATCAAGACCAAGGTCTTCAGCGCCAAGGATTACACCAACCGCCAGAGCGTCGACCGCGACATGATCATCTGCCTCAAGGAAGAGGGCATCGACTTCATCGTCCTCGCCGGCTACATGAGGCTCCTCACTCCGTACTTCATCAAACATTACCCGCAAAAGATCCTCAACGTCCATCCGTCGCTTTTACCGTCCTTCAAAGGGATCGTCGGCATCAAAGACGCCTTCACCTACGGGGTCAAGATCACGGGAGTCACCATCCATTACGTCGACGACAAAATGGACCACGGCCCCATCATCGCCCAGGAGACGGTGCGGGTCGCGGAAGACGACACCCTGGAAACCCTCACCGAGAAGGTCCACAGGACCGAGCACCGCGTCTATCCCAAGGCCATCGCCCTGTTCGTCGAGAACCGGCTCAAGATCAAGGGCCGCAAGGTCAAGACCCTCGACAAACCCGCCCCCGTGGAGGAAGCCGCCCCGCCGGCCCCCGCCGCAGACACCGCCCCGCCGGCCGAGAAGACTTAATTGTAAAAGTTTATTCTTTTTAAAGGCCTGGGCAGCAGCCCCGTGCTCAAACAGCGATCCCGCTTTTTTCTTTTATAAACACCATGGAAAAGCGGTCTCGAACTGCGCGCGGGGCTACTGCCCAGGCCTTTCCAAGTTGACTATTTCACAAGAAAGCAAAGGCAAGCAATTCCCGGGCGAGTTCCCTGCCTGCCGGCAGGCGCAGTCACCGACTTTCCGATACCGTTTATTGTGGGAAAAGTCGGGGACGAGGACTGTTTGAGCGAAGAATGCTTGCCTTTGCTCTGGATTGTCTGTTGATTACTCCTTGAACGTCGCGAGCTGGGCTTTTGTGATGATGACATCCCGCCCGGTGTTCATGTCGGTGAGCTTCACAGAATCGAAGTCTTCGAATTGGTAGGGGGCGACGCTGGCGCTGACGGCCTTGAGGATGAGCTCCTCAAAGTCGGCGTCCGCCGAAGGGGGAAAATCGCTCTGCGTGAACTTGAAATTGATCCTCTGCTTGATCTGCCTTGAAAGAAAATCCCGCCAGTCCACCGCCGTCCAGTCCAGGTGCCGCCCCAGCCGGTCGTCCACCACCGCCGCGTTGCCGTAAACCTCTGACAAAAACCGCATCGTGAACTCTTCCTGCGCCAGGGGCACCGTCGGCGAAAAGGCGTTTTTCAGGTCGGTGAAGTTCGTGATGTTTTTCATCTCCATCCCGTTCTTCATGTCGGCAAACACGATCACAAAAAAGTCCGGCGCCTTGTCCGGCTTCACGTAGGCGTTCACCAGGTCGTTGTGCGTCCCGTCCTTGCGCTTGTCCTTGAATTCCAGATCCCCCGGGATCTCCCCCACGTCCCCGTACGCCCGCACCACCGCTGACAATAGGTTCTGCTGTTTCTGCTGCCAGTGCTCGGGGTAAGCGAACTGGTATCCGGGGTCCTGGGCGTACTGCTTGGCGTTGGCGATGTCAAAGCGCACATGGATGGTCCGCATGTCGAATTTCACGTCCAGGAAACGCAGGGAGGGCTTCTCCTTGGCCTGGTCCGACGACTTCGGACCGTCCGGGCTGGGCTTGAGCGTTAACAATTCCTCGTCCATCGGGAAATAGATCCACACCGTGTTGCCCACGGTGCGCGTCAGGGGGGAATACTTGAACTCGTCGCGGCAGATCTTGCTGAACTTGGATTGCGCTTCCGTGATGGTCACCACCGGCGGGGGAGAGGGGATGTCACAGCCGCCCCATGCCAAAACAAGAAAGAGGAGGCCTGCGGCTTGAAGGGGATTGCGGTTCGGCATCAGACCGACAGCGGCGAGCGCCGTGAGATGGGTTTGACGTTGAACTTGTCGAAGATCGCCTGGATCTCGTCGTATTCGAGCTCTTCCTTCTTGAGGAGCTCCTGCGAGAAGAATTCGAACAGGTCGTTGTTCTGCTTGAGGGTTTCCGTAACTTCGGCGAGGCAGGTCTGCAGGATGTCCTGCACGTCCGCGTCCAGGGTTTCGCGAGTTTTGTTCGAAGCCAGGGTCGTGTTGTACCAGTAATCGCCGATGAGTCCTGATTTGCCCATGCCGTAACTCCAGACCATGGCCTGGGCGATCTCCAGCGCGGTGTCGAAGTCCGCTCCCGGCCCGCCGCCCACGCCGCTGGACGTGGACCCGAATTTGATCCGCTCCGCCGCGTAGCTGGCCAATGCGATCTTGATTTGCGCCAGGAAATATTCCTTGTTGTAAGAGTAGGATTCCTCGCCCGGCCGGTGGAACACAAAGCCCAGCGCGCCACGCCGGGGAACGATGGTCGCCTTGATGACGTCG is a window encoding:
- a CDS encoding tetratricopeptide repeat protein codes for the protein MGFETLKKPPVALLGIFLLTFAAYAFAVQGTFKTMDDEVSIVRNEDIRSFANIGKLFTSSFFGDKSYHRPMIMVSFMAEYHLWGLNAMLYYVTNILLHAANAALVFAILRLVLGRAEAALFGALLFAIHPVQWEAVSNIPGRSNLLCGFFYLSAFWAYLSAGRLWWKYGIALALFTLGLFSKESAGMLPALIIAYAFFFRSDRRPFLKSLIPVLPFIAVEAAYVFFRRHLGITEVFYWASIPGLFLGFMTFLRGVITYFRLFLLPVDLQFDRSREIYTSFSDPGLWLTLAFFAAGAVLVIASRRKLGPVALFLVCWFFIDLVPVSQIFASIGVQPGYISVAEHFLYTPTVPAMALAVLGLGKLLRLNREKKRVSPRVLRLGLAGLFAFYYLLTIQHNIYSSNEIAMFERTLAITPLNVRIRNSLATSYARLGNYIESEKHFRKTLEDFPLNAWARIGLGKALCDQGKYWECVLEYEKVQDPGKFQELLDDNVHLTYGILLREQQKKLQADPLNSQLHYGLGIVYSKTGDFPGAMAEFEETVRLRPDFREGLFNLGSVYEAAGRLAEAAAVYERMLALGAPDDELTRHAYLHLAEIYGKLGDNDNAARYQGLAGGLVP
- a CDS encoding MFS transporter, which produces MLRLFTHANNKNFVRLWFAQLIAQFGDRIHQMALVGLIAHRSPNSAVDLAKILAFTILPVFVIQPFAGVFVDRWDRRKTLFLCDILRGLLVLTIPFVFLNKDSMVPIYCVVFLIFSLSRLYVPAKMSILPDIVDEEHLLMANSLMTTTGMIAFALGASIGGFIVEAWGARNGFIINSATFFISAMLVFSIDMKFRLKLDKEKLLKTSHEMLDAIQKSFFQEMKEGFLYIVRHKEIRFIINMLFILLAAAGAIQVVGIVFIQQSFDSITRDLGVMAVVLGGGLFTGALIYGKFGKKIAWYKTIFLCLLLGGAMLIVFAYNVHAKADFLMACLLAYGFGMIVGPIFLAANTVAMHVAEEKMRGKVFSFLEIVIHLAYLLAMMVSSFLADRIERFWILMAVGVIFAVVGVVGMIRYHKGRGLAIGPG
- the purN gene encoding phosphoribosylglycinamide formyltransferase gives rise to the protein MKFAVLISGNGSNLQAIIDAVKRGEIKAELGLVVSSNHNAYGLKRAEAAGIKTKVFSAKDYTNRQSVDRDMIICLKEEGIDFIVLAGYMRLLTPYFIKHYPQKILNVHPSLLPSFKGIVGIKDAFTYGVKITGVTIHYVDDKMDHGPIIAQETVRVAEDDTLETLTEKVHRTEHRVYPKAIALFVENRLKIKGRKVKTLDKPAPVEEAAPPAPAADTAPPAEKT